A portion of the Cervus canadensis isolate Bull #8, Minnesota chromosome 26, ASM1932006v1, whole genome shotgun sequence genome contains these proteins:
- the FAM47E gene encoding protein FAM47E has translation MADHRRLFPPAPRAGMRVGRNCRPGYRENPPSKCFMEYKGRLPGPTSLDSRRWRFVRTGQDDFRRGCLPCDGLTALGPREGFLPQIDHRAPQPAPKKRLPRHAALCSKLSPAQQARKAFLADIEAQLTLHPLALYPDLEEDMPTELLLKVLEVLDPDKKLEDTWAYCQGIRKRMKKPTKLFKKRSTQVYLGLPKKTPVSHPCQWLYDKRKPSETGLLQKDGLLLHKNIRQGVSDFCNWAAAFGSLNIDEEFILRQFDINYQSKPCYNVLHTMRPSQVPLELKKRSGLNKLQEPQFFQKLDCEQRLRKPQKPHKPKWVKMRYGAWYLNPKLWKKQRADEPLVDPKVLCKAQDENFEKELQKQEELLADLHGTVAFKDFILSRGYRMPSFLEKLYMKKECKRECNQSPIK, from the exons GTACAGAGAGAATCCGCCTTCCAAGTGCTTCATGGAGTACAAGGGCCGGCTGCCGGGTCCCACCTCCCTGGACAGCCGGCGGTGGAGATTCGTGAGAACGGGACAGGATGACTTCAGGAGAGGCTGCCTGCCTTGTGATGGTCTGACCGCTCTGGGCCCCAGGGAGGGCTTTCTCCCCCAAATTGATCACAGAGCTCCCCAACCTGCCCCTAAGAAGAGGCTGCCCAGGCACGCAGCCCTGTGTTCCAAGCTCTCACCGGCCCAGCAGGCACGGAAGGCATTCCTGGCAGACATTGAGGCCCAGCTGACCCTGCACCCCTTGGCTCTTTACCCGGACCTGGAAGAAGACATGCCCACCGAG CTCTTATTAAAGGTGCTGGAAGTTCTGGATCCTGACAAGAAGCTGGAAGACACATGGGCTTATTGTCAGGGCatcaggaaaagaatgaaaaaacccacaaaactttttaaaaaacgttCGACCCAAGTCTACTTGGGACT TCCCAAGAAGACTCCTGTGTCACATCCATGCCAATGGCTTTATGATAAAAGGAAGCCAAGTGAAACAGGTTTGCTCCAAAAGGATGGTCTGCTTCTTCACAAAAACATACGCCAAGGAGTTAGTGACTTCTGCAACTGGGCTGCTGCCTTT GGGAGCCTGAACATTGATGAGGAGTTTATCCTGAGACAGTTTGACATTAACTATCAGAGCAAACCATGCTATAATGTGCTCCACACAATGAGacccagccaggttcctctggagCTAAAGAAAAGGAGTGGGCTAAATAAACTGCAGGAACCACAGTTTTTCCAGAAACTAGACTGTGAGCAGAGACTTCGGAAGCCACAG AAACCTCATAAACCAAAGTGGGTGAAGATGAGATATGGAGCATGGTATCTGAACCCCAAGTTGTGGAAAAAGCAAAGAGCTGATGAACCTTTGGTTGACCCCAAGGTCTTATGTAAAGCTCAAGATGAGAATTTTGAAAAGGAGCTACAGAAGCAG GAGGAGTTACTTGCGGACCTTCATGGAACTGTTGCCTTTAAGGATTTTATTCTGAGCAGGGGCTACAGGATGCCGAGT ttcCTTGAGAAGCTGTATATGAAGAAGGAATGTAAACGTGAGTGTAACCAGAGTCCTATAAAATAA